Proteins encoded in a region of the Vibrio sp. CB1-14 genome:
- the sohB gene encoding protease SohB — MEFLLDYGLFLAKIVTVVVAIVALIIVAKSVGGRSGAAKGELEVTNLTEQRKHTVEHLEHHLHDDAFLKARNKAEKKAQKEKDKQREKEVKKAAKDGALESQREPHLFVLDFVGSIDAKEVASLREEVSAILAVAKEGDEVLVRLESGGGMVHAYGLASSQLDRIKAANLPLTIAVDKVAASGGYMMACIADKIVSAPFAVVGSIGVIAQLPNFNKLLKKNDIEFEQLTAGEYKRTLTMFGENTDKARDKFKQELEETHGLFKDFIREHRPELDLDKVATGEHWFGTQAKELGLVDEIKASDDIVIEACKDKTVLAISYVQKKKLTDKLSGVAGDAADNVLMKLINRGQRPIV; from the coding sequence TTGGAATTTTTATTAGACTACGGATTATTTTTAGCCAAGATCGTGACAGTGGTCGTCGCGATTGTGGCATTAATCATTGTTGCCAAATCAGTGGGTGGGCGTTCAGGCGCCGCGAAGGGCGAGCTTGAGGTTACTAACCTTACCGAGCAGCGTAAACACACCGTTGAACATCTAGAGCATCACCTTCACGATGACGCGTTCCTTAAAGCACGCAACAAAGCGGAAAAGAAAGCGCAAAAAGAGAAAGACAAGCAGCGCGAGAAAGAGGTGAAGAAAGCCGCTAAAGACGGCGCGCTTGAAAGCCAACGCGAACCGCATCTGTTTGTACTGGACTTTGTCGGCAGTATTGATGCCAAAGAAGTGGCCTCGCTACGTGAAGAAGTGAGTGCTATTTTGGCGGTTGCTAAAGAGGGTGATGAAGTACTGGTGCGCCTTGAGTCTGGCGGCGGTATGGTGCATGCCTACGGTTTGGCATCTTCTCAGTTAGATCGTATTAAAGCGGCGAACCTGCCACTGACTATTGCGGTGGATAAAGTGGCGGCGAGTGGCGGTTATATGATGGCTTGTATTGCCGATAAAATTGTCTCAGCACCGTTTGCGGTTGTTGGTTCTATTGGCGTGATTGCTCAACTACCAAACTTTAATAAGCTTCTGAAAAAGAATGATATTGAGTTTGAACAGCTAACCGCAGGTGAGTACAAGCGTACACTGACTATGTTTGGTGAAAACACCGATAAGGCGCGAGATAAATTTAAGCAAGAGCTGGAAGAGACTCACGGTCTGTTCAAAGACTTCATTCGTGAGCACAGACCTGAACTTGATCTTGATAAAGTGGCGACTGGCGAACACTGGTTCGGTACTCAAGCTAAAGAGCTTGGCCTTGTTGATGAGATCAAAGCCTCTGATGACATCGTTATCGAAGCGTGCAAAGACAAAACCGTGTTGGCGATTTCCTATGTTCAAAAGAAAAAGCTGACCGATAAGCTGTCTGGTGTAGCTGGTGACGCGGCGGATAACGTGCTGATGAAGCTGATTAACAGAGGTCAACGCCCGATTGTTTAA
- a CDS encoding PrkA family serine protein kinase: MSIFDHYQTRYEAAKDEELSIQEFLALCKDDKSAYANAAERLLLAIGEPEVIDTAQDPRLSRIFSNRIISRYKTFEDFYGMEDAIEQIVSYLKHAAQGLEERKQILYLLGPVGGGKSSLAEKLKALMQKMPIYVLSANGERSPVSDHPFCLFDVNEDGDLLKSEYGIEKRYLRSIMSPWAAKRLHEFGGDITKFKVVKVRPSILDQVAIAKTEPGDENNQDISALVGKVDIRQLEHYSQDDPDAYSYSGALCRANQGLMEFVEMFKAPIKVLHPLLTATQEGNYNGTEGLSALPFDGMILAHSNESEWQTFRNNKNNEAFLDRVYIVKVPYCLRVSEEVKIYQKLLENSELSKAPCSPSTLELLGQFSVLSRLKEPENSSLFSKMRVYDGETLKDTDPKAKSYQEYRDYAGVDEGMSGLSTRFAFKILSRVFNFDQTEVAANPVHLFYVVEQQIEREQFPQEVGEKYLEFLKGYLVPRYVEFIGKEIQTAYLESYSEYGQNIFDRYVTYADFWIQDQEYRDPETGQLFDRASLNEELEKIEKTAGISNPKDFRNEIVNFVLRARANNNGSNPVWTSYEKLRTVIEKKMFSNTEELLPVISFNAKTSSEDQRKHDDFVNRMMEKGYTEKQVRLLSEWYLRVRKSS; encoded by the coding sequence ATGAGTATTTTCGATCATTATCAAACGCGTTATGAAGCCGCAAAAGATGAAGAGTTATCAATTCAGGAATTCTTAGCTCTATGTAAAGACGATAAAAGTGCTTATGCCAACGCTGCCGAACGTCTTCTGCTCGCTATCGGCGAGCCTGAAGTCATCGACACGGCACAAGATCCACGCTTAAGTCGTATCTTCTCAAATCGTATTATCTCTCGTTACAAAACCTTTGAAGACTTTTATGGCATGGAAGACGCCATTGAGCAAATTGTGTCGTATTTAAAACACGCTGCGCAAGGTCTTGAAGAACGCAAACAAATTCTATACTTACTCGGCCCTGTAGGTGGTGGTAAATCATCACTCGCCGAGAAACTTAAAGCGCTCATGCAGAAGATGCCAATCTACGTACTTTCTGCAAACGGCGAACGCAGTCCAGTCAGTGACCACCCATTCTGTCTATTCGATGTAAACGAAGACGGTGACCTGCTGAAAAGCGAGTATGGCATCGAGAAGCGCTACTTGCGCTCTATCATGTCGCCGTGGGCAGCAAAACGTCTACATGAATTCGGTGGTGACATTACTAAGTTTAAAGTAGTAAAAGTACGACCATCAATTCTAGACCAAGTCGCCATAGCCAAAACTGAGCCGGGCGATGAAAACAACCAAGATATCTCAGCATTAGTTGGTAAAGTCGATATTCGCCAACTAGAGCACTACTCTCAAGACGATCCAGACGCCTACAGTTATTCCGGAGCACTTTGTCGAGCCAACCAAGGCTTGATGGAATTCGTTGAGATGTTCAAAGCACCAATCAAAGTATTACACCCGCTTCTAACCGCGACTCAAGAAGGCAACTACAACGGTACCGAAGGTCTATCTGCCCTACCATTTGATGGCATGATCCTCGCTCACTCGAATGAGTCCGAGTGGCAGACGTTCCGTAACAACAAAAACAACGAGGCGTTTTTAGACCGTGTTTACATCGTTAAAGTACCTTATTGTTTGCGAGTCTCAGAAGAAGTCAAAATCTACCAAAAACTCCTTGAAAACAGTGAGCTATCTAAAGCACCTTGCTCACCAAGTACTTTAGAGTTACTTGGTCAGTTCAGTGTCCTTTCTCGCTTGAAAGAGCCAGAAAACTCATCATTATTCTCGAAAATGCGCGTTTATGATGGTGAAACGCTGAAAGATACCGATCCGAAAGCGAAAAGCTATCAAGAGTACCGCGACTATGCGGGTGTGGATGAAGGTATGTCCGGTCTCTCTACCCGTTTCGCATTTAAGATCTTGTCTCGCGTCTTCAACTTCGATCAAACAGAAGTTGCCGCAAACCCGGTTCACCTGTTCTATGTCGTTGAGCAACAAATCGAACGCGAACAGTTCCCACAAGAAGTGGGTGAGAAATACCTTGAGTTCTTGAAAGGTTACTTAGTACCTCGCTATGTTGAGTTCATCGGTAAAGAAATTCAGACCGCTTACTTAGAGTCATACTCTGAGTACGGCCAAAACATCTTTGATCGCTACGTCACCTACGCTGACTTCTGGATCCAAGACCAAGAGTATCGAGATCCAGAAACAGGCCAGCTATTTGATCGTGCTTCTCTTAACGAAGAGCTAGAGAAGATCGAGAAGACAGCAGGGATCAGTAACCCGAAAGATTTCCGTAATGAGATTGTGAACTTCGTGCTACGTGCGCGTGCGAATAACAATGGCTCTAACCCGGTTTGGACGAGCTATGAGAAGCTACGCACCGTTATCGAGAAGAAAATGTTCTCGAACACTGAAGAGCTGCTTCCTGTCATCTCGTTCAACGCGAAAACGTCTTCAGAAGACCAGCGCAAACACGATGATTTCGTCAATCGCATGATGGAAAAAGGCTACACCGAGAAGCAAGTCAGATTGCTGTCTGAGTGGTACTTGAGAGTTCGTAAATCCTCATAG
- a CDS encoding YfbU family protein — translation MEMTNAQRLILSNQYYLMAKLTPENAVKYHRLQTIVERGYELQMREMNKEFGCLVEDECREVIDIMEMYHAMQESNKMLSEEDRKDVDQRRLQFLGFDIATEAQLVNYVRFLVDSEGLYPQFDKGDHHFNSHVPMLDKYRRMLVTWRNCPRQYHLSSAEFRQIFNA, via the coding sequence ATGGAAATGACAAACGCTCAACGTCTAATCCTATCTAACCAATACTACCTGATGGCGAAACTAACGCCTGAGAATGCGGTGAAGTACCATCGCCTTCAAACCATTGTAGAACGTGGCTATGAGCTGCAAATGCGCGAGATGAACAAAGAGTTCGGCTGCCTTGTTGAAGATGAGTGTCGTGAAGTTATCGACATCATGGAAATGTACCACGCGATGCAAGAATCAAACAAAATGCTTTCTGAAGAAGACCGTAAAGATGTAGACCAGCGTCGTCTGCAGTTCTTAGGCTTCGATATCGCAACAGAAGCACAACTAGTGAACTATGTTCGATTCCTAGTTGACTCTGAAGGCCTGTACCCTCAGTTCGACAAGGGTGACCACCACTTTAACAGCCATGTTCCTATGCTCGACAAATACCGTCGTATGCTGGTTACGTGGAGAAACTGCCCACGTCAATATCACCTATCAAGCGCAGAATTCCGTCAGATTTTTAACGCTTAA
- the pflA gene encoding pyruvate formate lyase 1-activating protein — protein MSTTGRIHSFESCGTVDGPGIRFIVFMQGCLMRCKYCHNRDTWDTHDGKEINVDELIKEAKSYRHFMNASGGGVTCSGGEAMLQPEFVRDFFRAAQAEGIHTCLDTNGYIRKHTDVVDEVLEATDLVMLDLKHMKDEIHQDFIGVSNRRVLDFARYLHKIGQKTWIRYVVVPGYTDDPEAAHMLGEFIKDMDNIEKVELLPYHKLGAHKWEALGFDYPLEGVQPPKKEVMDEIQSILLQYTDTVKY, from the coding sequence ATGTCAACAACAGGTCGCATTCACTCATTCGAATCCTGTGGTACTGTCGATGGACCGGGTATTCGTTTTATTGTCTTTATGCAAGGCTGTCTTATGCGCTGCAAGTATTGCCATAACCGTGATACTTGGGATACGCATGACGGCAAAGAAATCAACGTCGATGAGCTAATCAAAGAGGCGAAATCTTACCGCCACTTTATGAATGCATCTGGCGGTGGTGTGACTTGCTCTGGTGGTGAGGCTATGCTTCAACCAGAATTTGTTCGTGACTTTTTTAGAGCTGCGCAAGCAGAAGGTATTCATACCTGTCTCGATACTAACGGCTATATCCGCAAACACACCGATGTCGTAGACGAAGTCCTTGAAGCGACCGATCTTGTGATGCTTGACCTAAAACACATGAAAGATGAAATCCACCAAGATTTCATTGGCGTATCAAACCGCCGCGTATTGGACTTTGCTCGCTACCTTCACAAAATTGGTCAAAAAACGTGGATCCGTTATGTTGTTGTACCTGGCTACACCGACGATCCTGAAGCGGCTCACATGCTGGGTGAATTCATCAAAGACATGGACAACATCGAGAAGGTTGAGCTTTTGCCGTACCATAAACTCGGTGCGCACAAGTGGGAAGCGCTTGGTTTTGATTACCCATTGGAAGGTGTACAGCCACCGAAAAAAGAAGTGATGGATGAAATTCAAAGTATCCTGCTTCAGTACACAGATACCGTCAAATACTAA
- a CDS encoding YciK family oxidoreductase — protein sequence MEYSTAPNALQGKVILVTGAGAGIGRQAALSYAEHGATVILLGRNVNNLELVYDEIEKRGCPQPAIIPLDLKGATKQNYVDMAETIESQFGQLDGVLHNAGVLGTLSPFDQIDEETFDDVMQINVKAEFLMMQALLPILKKADAARIVFTSSTVGHSGRAFWGTYAISKFAVEGMMQILADELSDTAVRVNAINPGATRTRMREKAYPGEDANTLKTPLDIMPLYLHLMDPSVTNVNGQCIDAQPKR from the coding sequence GTGGAATATTCAACCGCTCCTAACGCTTTGCAAGGCAAAGTGATTTTGGTTACCGGCGCGGGTGCCGGTATTGGTCGCCAGGCCGCATTAAGCTATGCAGAACATGGCGCCACGGTAATTTTGCTAGGCCGAAACGTTAACAACCTAGAGTTGGTTTACGATGAAATCGAGAAGCGTGGCTGCCCTCAACCCGCTATCATCCCGCTCGATTTAAAAGGCGCAACCAAACAAAACTATGTCGATATGGCAGAAACGATTGAAAGCCAGTTCGGTCAACTCGATGGCGTTCTGCACAACGCTGGCGTACTTGGCACGCTGAGCCCATTCGACCAAATCGATGAAGAGACGTTTGATGACGTTATGCAAATCAACGTCAAGGCGGAATTTCTGATGATGCAGGCTTTGCTACCAATTCTGAAAAAAGCAGACGCGGCTCGCATCGTCTTTACCTCTTCAACCGTTGGCCATTCAGGCCGTGCGTTCTGGGGTACCTATGCAATCTCCAAGTTCGCGGTCGAAGGTATGATGCAAATCCTGGCTGACGAACTAAGCGATACCGCTGTTCGCGTCAATGCGATTAACCCTGGTGCGACACGTACCCGTATGCGTGAAAAAGCCTACCCTGGCGAGGATGCCAACACACTGAAAACGCCACTGGATATTATGCCGCTTTATCTGCACCTTATGGATCCAAGCGTAACGAATGTCAACGGTCAGTGTATTGACGCACAGCCTAAGCGCTAA
- a CDS encoding methyl-accepting chemotaxis protein, with product MEVALSQKQKTLFSMLTLWSGFIILVLFIFNSLASLNDKFTTSSGMNRASAHLASTQVLLMDTVNRRTTLSAEGMDAFENSMDELETSAEQDLAVLQSAGLQAESDTISSSLESFIFNLSPWLTLKSELGFSVNDGLLEQLQQNNVKIDAAIKETGMVTLTSDFQKVVTSLQEYLIDPNEQNEKGFKRALAGFVNASNTYAMLELYEREVKALELGFTRVVELSGTLVGLETKLDQAQATTLAAFDSAALALNQQAQTLNQEANQVSSMTQISVGIACALLALFTTAIFLTMNVSLARSLKQTLNALKKVEKGDLSTRLPVSSNSRDEFNQLKKAINVSCENLGTLVDGVKVNSQQLSNNSGELDTALNLLRQHQSQVIEQTQLLASATEEVSVTTQEISGSLEYVASISKTSAESAQAGGEIIVDTIASFEQVGAILEDAATHIEQLEQASQKIDSVMEIINGIAEQTNLLALNAAIEAARAGEQGRGFAVVADEVRSLAVRTVQAVEEISGTIDTMKQESTQVIQFIAQSDSSMQSGREQGNQAKAALEEIMNKAQEASAQTEVIFFSVKELATTSQSMASNMSQINESMGELETSSQSLKQTSDGVDKRSTELYQECERFKTA from the coding sequence ATGGAAGTTGCTTTATCACAAAAGCAAAAAACCTTATTCTCGATGCTCACTCTGTGGTCAGGGTTCATCATTTTGGTGCTGTTTATCTTTAACTCGCTCGCCAGTTTAAATGACAAATTTACCACCAGTAGTGGAATGAATAGAGCCAGTGCACATCTTGCTTCGACTCAAGTTCTACTCATGGATACGGTCAATCGCCGCACGACCCTATCTGCTGAAGGAATGGACGCGTTTGAGAACAGTATGGATGAGCTAGAAACGAGTGCGGAGCAAGATTTAGCTGTGTTGCAAAGCGCGGGCTTACAAGCGGAAAGTGATACGATCTCTAGTTCGCTCGAGTCGTTTATCTTCAACTTGAGCCCTTGGTTAACCTTGAAGTCTGAGTTAGGTTTTTCGGTTAATGATGGCTTGTTGGAACAGCTTCAGCAAAACAATGTCAAAATCGATGCGGCGATTAAAGAGACGGGCATGGTGACATTGACGTCGGACTTTCAAAAAGTCGTCACCAGTTTGCAAGAGTATCTAATCGACCCAAATGAGCAGAATGAGAAAGGTTTTAAGCGTGCATTGGCAGGGTTTGTTAACGCTTCAAATACCTATGCCATGCTTGAGTTGTACGAGAGAGAAGTCAAAGCCTTAGAGCTTGGCTTTACTCGAGTTGTTGAACTCTCGGGTACTTTAGTTGGCCTTGAAACTAAGCTCGATCAAGCACAAGCTACGACGTTAGCTGCATTTGACAGTGCCGCATTAGCGCTCAATCAACAAGCTCAGACGTTAAACCAAGAGGCGAACCAGGTTTCAAGCATGACCCAAATCTCGGTGGGTATTGCCTGCGCGCTCCTAGCACTATTTACTACAGCGATCTTTTTAACGATGAATGTATCTTTAGCTCGCTCTTTAAAGCAGACGTTGAATGCGCTCAAGAAGGTAGAGAAGGGCGACCTATCAACGCGACTCCCGGTCAGCAGTAATAGTCGCGATGAGTTTAATCAACTGAAGAAAGCCATTAACGTTAGCTGCGAAAATCTCGGTACCTTGGTCGATGGGGTGAAAGTCAACAGTCAGCAATTGTCTAACAACTCGGGAGAGCTGGATACTGCCCTCAATCTATTGCGCCAGCATCAAAGCCAAGTTATTGAGCAAACTCAATTGCTTGCTTCTGCAACCGAAGAGGTCAGTGTTACTACGCAAGAGATCTCGGGGTCATTAGAATACGTGGCAAGCATCAGTAAAACGTCGGCTGAGTCCGCTCAGGCTGGTGGCGAGATTATCGTGGATACGATTGCCTCCTTTGAGCAAGTAGGCGCCATTTTAGAAGATGCGGCCACTCATATTGAACAGCTAGAACAAGCGTCGCAAAAGATTGACTCAGTAATGGAAATCATTAATGGCATTGCAGAGCAAACCAACTTGCTGGCGCTGAATGCGGCGATAGAAGCGGCAAGGGCTGGGGAGCAAGGACGTGGTTTTGCCGTTGTTGCGGATGAAGTGCGAAGTCTTGCTGTAAGAACGGTTCAAGCGGTGGAAGAGATATCTGGCACCATAGATACTATGAAGCAAGAGAGCACGCAGGTGATACAGTTCATTGCTCAATCCGATTCCTCGATGCAATCAGGAAGAGAGCAAGGCAACCAAGCGAAAGCTGCGCTTGAAGAGATCATGAACAAAGCGCAAGAAGCGAGCGCTCAGACGGAAGTGATTTTTTTCTCAGTGAAAGAGTTAGCGACTACATCTCAATCGATGGCGAGCAACATGTCTCAAATCAATGAGTCTATGGGTGAGCTGGAGACAAGTAGCCAAAGCCTAAAACAAACCAGTGATGGTGTTGATAAGCGATCGACGGAGCTGTATCAGGAATGTGAAAGGTTTAAAACAGCGTAG
- the glpQ gene encoding glycerophosphodiester phosphodiesterase: MKTNTFIVSAAALCFSISAVAKPLVIAHRGASGYLPEHTLEAKALAYAMKPDYIEQDVVMTKDDRLVVLHDHYLDRVTDVATRFPDRARSDGRYYAIDFTLAEIKTLRVTEGFKIDEQGNKVAGYPDRFPMWKSDFTVPTLEEEIELIQGLNKTLGYDIGIYPEIKAPWFHRYEGKDISIAVLNVLKQYGYDSVDDKVYLQCFDALELKRINDQLLPKMNMDLKLVQLIAYTNWNETMVYQGDVKQPYSYDWMFEPDGMEQVAIYADGIGPWKPMLVDSSSTRDNIIVKPLMASAKKAGLEVHPYTFRADKGRIPAYAKDFNDMMDIFYHQVKVDGLFTDFPDKAVEFLNRH; encoded by the coding sequence ATGAAAACCAATACGTTTATTGTCTCTGCCGCTGCGCTTTGTTTCTCGATAAGCGCGGTGGCGAAACCCTTGGTGATCGCCCATCGAGGCGCATCAGGCTATTTGCCCGAGCATACGTTAGAAGCCAAGGCGCTCGCTTATGCGATGAAACCGGACTATATCGAACAAGACGTCGTGATGACCAAGGATGATCGTTTAGTGGTATTGCATGATCACTATTTAGATCGTGTCACCGATGTGGCCACTCGTTTTCCGGATCGGGCAAGAAGTGATGGGCGCTATTACGCGATAGACTTTACTCTGGCCGAGATCAAAACCTTGCGGGTTACGGAAGGTTTTAAGATTGATGAGCAAGGTAACAAAGTTGCGGGTTATCCGGATCGATTTCCAATGTGGAAGTCAGACTTTACCGTGCCAACGCTTGAAGAAGAAATTGAGCTGATTCAAGGGCTCAATAAAACCTTGGGCTACGACATTGGCATCTATCCTGAGATCAAAGCACCTTGGTTTCATCGCTATGAGGGTAAAGATATCTCAATAGCGGTGCTCAATGTACTCAAGCAATACGGTTATGACTCAGTCGACGACAAGGTGTACTTGCAGTGCTTTGATGCGTTAGAGCTTAAACGTATCAATGATCAATTACTTCCGAAGATGAACATGGACCTGAAACTGGTGCAGCTCATTGCTTACACCAACTGGAACGAAACCATGGTTTATCAAGGTGATGTGAAGCAGCCCTATAGCTATGATTGGATGTTCGAACCCGATGGGATGGAGCAGGTAGCCATTTATGCTGATGGGATTGGCCCTTGGAAGCCTATGCTGGTGGACTCGTCATCAACACGCGATAACATCATTGTTAAGCCATTGATGGCGAGTGCGAAAAAGGCCGGCTTAGAGGTGCATCCCTATACCTTTCGAGCCGATAAAGGACGTATTCCCGCCTATGCAAAAGACTTTAATGACATGATGGACATTTTCTACCATCAAGTGAAAGTCGATGGTTTGTTTACCGACTTTCCTGATAAAGCGGTAGAGTTTCTAAACCGCCATTGA
- a CDS encoding SpoVR family protein: MTTETKTNSKVLPDGPDWTFDMLERYHVEIKRVAKHYRLDTYPNQIEVITSEQMMDAYSSIGMPINYNHWSFGKKFIQTEQGYKHGQMGLAYEIVINSDPCIAYLMEENSVTMQALVMAHACYGHNSFFKGNYLFQTWTDASSIIDYLLFAKKYIADCEQKYGVEEVEQTLDSCHALMNFGVDRYKRPEKISIAEEKARQEERESYLQSQVNQLWKTVPKNRTKEETQKVRFPSEPQENILYFIEKNAPLLESWQREIVRIVRKVSQYFYPQKQTQVMNEGWATFWHYTILNHLYDEGLVSDKFILEFLHSHTSVVAQPAYNSPYFSGINPYALGFAMFQDIKRICEDPTDEDKEWFPELAGSDWLEAVHFAMHNFKDESFISQYLSPRLMREFKFFSILDDDRKNFVEVSAIHDEMGYRQIREKLAAQYNLSNLEPNIQVYNVDVRGDRSLTLQHVPHNRIPLDKGHEEVLKHLYRLWGFDVILEEVKDSGRREILATCPKREPYNASI; encoded by the coding sequence ATGACCACAGAGACTAAGACAAATTCTAAGGTGCTGCCCGATGGTCCAGATTGGACCTTTGATATGCTTGAGCGTTATCACGTTGAGATCAAACGTGTTGCTAAGCATTACAGATTGGACACCTATCCAAATCAAATCGAGGTTATCACCTCGGAGCAAATGATGGATGCCTATTCCAGCATAGGCATGCCCATTAACTACAATCACTGGTCGTTTGGTAAGAAGTTTATCCAAACCGAACAAGGCTACAAACACGGTCAAATGGGTCTGGCGTATGAAATCGTCATTAACTCAGACCCTTGTATAGCCTACCTAATGGAAGAAAACTCGGTCACTATGCAAGCGCTCGTTATGGCACACGCTTGTTATGGGCATAACTCATTCTTTAAAGGCAATTACTTGTTCCAAACCTGGACAGATGCCAGTTCGATCATCGACTACTTGCTGTTTGCCAAAAAGTACATTGCAGATTGCGAGCAAAAGTATGGCGTTGAAGAGGTAGAACAGACTCTCGATTCTTGTCACGCTCTGATGAATTTTGGCGTGGATCGTTATAAGCGACCTGAGAAGATCTCCATCGCGGAAGAGAAAGCCCGTCAAGAAGAGCGAGAATCCTACTTGCAATCTCAGGTCAATCAGCTTTGGAAAACCGTACCTAAAAATCGCACCAAAGAGGAAACACAGAAGGTACGCTTCCCTTCAGAGCCTCAAGAAAACATTCTCTATTTCATTGAAAAAAATGCACCGTTACTGGAGTCTTGGCAACGAGAAATCGTACGCATTGTGCGTAAGGTAAGCCAATACTTCTATCCGCAAAAGCAGACCCAAGTGATGAACGAAGGCTGGGCGACATTCTGGCATTACACCATTTTGAATCATCTCTACGATGAAGGTTTGGTTTCGGATAAGTTCATCCTAGAGTTTCTGCATAGCCACACAAGTGTTGTCGCACAACCTGCGTACAACAGTCCATACTTTAGCGGTATTAACCCTTATGCGCTTGGCTTTGCCATGTTCCAGGACATTAAACGTATTTGTGAAGATCCGACTGACGAAGACAAAGAGTGGTTCCCAGAGCTCGCAGGAAGCGACTGGTTAGAGGCGGTGCACTTTGCGATGCACAACTTCAAAGACGAGAGTTTTATTAGCCAGTACCTATCACCTCGTTTGATGCGTGAGTTTAAGTTCTTCTCGATACTTGATGATGATCGTAAAAACTTCGTTGAAGTGTCCGCGATTCATGACGAAATGGGCTATCGACAGATTCGAGAAAAACTCGCTGCACAATACAACTTAAGCAACTTAGAGCCGAACATCCAAGTTTACAATGTCGATGTTCGAGGCGACCGTTCTCTCACTTTACAGCACGTTCCACATAACCGCATTCCTCTCGATAAGGGGCACGAAGAGGTGTTGAAACACTTATACCGTTTGTGGGGCTTTGACGTAATTTTGGAAGAAGTGAAAGATTCAGGCCGACGAGAAATATTGGCGACATGCCCTAAACGGGAGCCATATAACGCCAGTATTTAA
- a CDS encoding YeaH/YhbH family protein → MAQFIDRRLNGKNKSAVNRQRFLRRHKQKIKESVTDAVNRRSITNTETGEDVSIPSKDLNEPIFHQGQGGVKERVHPGNDQFITGDKIERPPKGGQGGGAGQGEASPDGEGEDEFVFQISKDEYLDILFEDLALPNLKKNQINKIKEWKTHRAGYQTAGMPSNIAIVRSLQQSLARRTAMTAGKRKMLDELNRQLDEIKISEPAQPMEEKRLKEEIASLRKKIDSVPFIDTFDLRFKNYEKRPVPSSQAVMFCLMDVSGSMDQATKDIAKRFYVLLYLFLTRTYENVEVVFIRHHTQAKEVDEHEFFYSQETGGTIVSSALKLMKEIVEDRYPTGEWNIYAAQASDGDNWADDSPRCRDLLVNKLLPACQYYSYIEITRRTHQTLWHEYEKLENDFDNFAMKNIRSVDDIFPVFRELFQKETA, encoded by the coding sequence ATGGCACAATTTATTGATAGACGCTTAAACGGCAAGAACAAAAGCGCCGTTAACAGACAGCGTTTTCTGCGCAGACATAAGCAGAAAATCAAAGAGTCCGTGACCGATGCCGTCAATCGTCGCTCGATCACGAACACGGAAACGGGTGAAGACGTTTCTATTCCAAGCAAAGACCTCAACGAGCCTATTTTTCATCAAGGGCAAGGAGGCGTAAAAGAGCGCGTCCATCCTGGTAACGACCAATTTATTACCGGTGATAAAATTGAACGTCCACCTAAAGGCGGTCAAGGAGGTGGTGCGGGTCAAGGCGAAGCCAGTCCTGATGGTGAGGGTGAAGACGAATTTGTATTCCAGATTTCGAAAGACGAATATCTCGATATTTTGTTCGAAGATCTCGCTCTGCCTAATCTAAAGAAAAACCAAATCAACAAAATCAAAGAGTGGAAAACTCATCGCGCTGGTTACCAAACAGCGGGTATGCCCTCTAATATCGCTATTGTGCGCTCACTACAGCAATCACTCGCGCGTCGAACGGCGATGACTGCTGGTAAGCGTAAGATGCTTGATGAGCTCAACAGGCAGCTTGATGAGATCAAGATCAGCGAGCCTGCTCAACCCATGGAAGAGAAGCGACTCAAAGAAGAGATCGCATCGCTTCGCAAAAAAATCGACAGCGTGCCGTTTATCGACACCTTCGACCTACGCTTCAAAAACTACGAAAAACGTCCTGTCCCATCCAGCCAAGCAGTTATGTTCTGTTTGATGGATGTATCAGGCTCTATGGATCAAGCAACAAAAGACATCGCTAAACGCTTCTATGTCTTGCTGTACTTGTTCTTAACACGAACCTATGAAAACGTCGAAGTGGTGTTCATTCGCCACCATACTCAAGCCAAAGAAGTCGACGAACATGAGTTTTTCTATTCCCAAGAAACCGGTGGCACCATCGTTTCTAGCGCATTAAAACTCATGAAAGAAATCGTAGAAGACCGCTACCCAACCGGAGAGTGGAACATCTATGCTGCGCAGGCATCCGATGGCGATAACTGGGCCGACGATTCACCGCGTTGTCGCGACTTACTGGTCAACAAACTGCTGCCAGCTTGTCAGTACTATTCATACATCGAGATCACTCGTCGAACTCACCAAACGTTATGGCATGAGTACGAGAAGCTCGAAAATGATTTTGACAACTTTGCGATGAAGAATATTCGTTCGGTAGACGACATATTCCCTGTGTTTAGGGAGTTGTTTCAAAAAGAGACAGCATAG